A genomic window from Megalobrama amblycephala isolate DHTTF-2021 linkage group LG2, ASM1881202v1, whole genome shotgun sequence includes:
- the LOC125263161 gene encoding uncharacterized protein LOC125263161 isoform X2 codes for MGGYFVLTLCVFLVDGVVGDTSGISLVSVMEGDSVTLNTGVTKQQRDKMLWYFNDTLIALINGEPSKSCLYDGEGGIFSGRLNVDYETGSLTITNTRPEHAGRYEANFIQSKSSGTSHSLNRNSKCDSTKITRKMSNIGDTIKTFSVSVRASLSVPDKTNEELNKIGKDQEHDSSLLSGLMVGIAVAVVLLVCGALVTAGVIYYRRRSSKHEEEKNKLEHLLKV; via the exons atgggAGGCTATTTTGTGCTCACACTGTGTGTCTTTCTCGTTGATG GTGTGGTTGGTGACACATCTGGAATAAGCTTGGtatcagtgatggagggagattcagtcactctgaaCACTGGTGTCACCAAACAACAACGTGACAAGATGCTGTGGTATTTTAATGACACTCTCATCGCTCTGATCAATGGAGAGCCCAGTAAGAGCTGTTTATATGATGGTGAAGGCGGGATATTCAGCGGCAGACTGAATGTGGACTACGAGAccggatctctgaccatcacaaacaccagaccTGAACACGCTGGACGTTATGAAGCAAATTTCATCCAAAGCAAGAGCTCAGGAACCAGCCACAGCTTGAACCGAAACAGCAAGTGTGACAGCACAAAGATCACCAGAAAAATGAGCAACATTGGCGACACCATTAAAACATTCAGTGTCTCCGTCAGAG CTTCTCTGTCTGTTCCTGACAAAACCAATGAAGAACTGAACAAGATAGGGAAGGATCAAGAGCATGACAGCA GTCTGCTTTCAGGTCTTATGGTTGGAATAGCTGTTGCTGTTGTTCTGTTGGTGTGTGGAGCTTTAGTAACCGCTGGTGTGATTTACTATCGCCGCAGGAGCTCTAAACATG AAGAGGAGAAAAACAAACTTGAGCATCTGTTGAAAGTCTAA
- the LOC125263161 gene encoding uncharacterized protein LOC125263161 isoform X1: MGGYFVLTLCVFLVDGVVGDTSGISLVSVMEGDSVTLNTGVTKQQRDKMLWYFNDTLIALINGEPSKSCLYDGEGGIFSGRLNVDYETGSLTITNTRPEHAGRYEANFIQSKSSGTSHSLNRNSKCDSTKITRKMSNIGDTIKTFSVSVRASLSVPDKTNEELNKIGKDQEHDSSLLSGLMVGIAVAVVLLVCGALVTAGVIYYRRRSSKHAEEEKNKLEHLLKV, encoded by the exons atgggAGGCTATTTTGTGCTCACACTGTGTGTCTTTCTCGTTGATG GTGTGGTTGGTGACACATCTGGAATAAGCTTGGtatcagtgatggagggagattcagtcactctgaaCACTGGTGTCACCAAACAACAACGTGACAAGATGCTGTGGTATTTTAATGACACTCTCATCGCTCTGATCAATGGAGAGCCCAGTAAGAGCTGTTTATATGATGGTGAAGGCGGGATATTCAGCGGCAGACTGAATGTGGACTACGAGAccggatctctgaccatcacaaacaccagaccTGAACACGCTGGACGTTATGAAGCAAATTTCATCCAAAGCAAGAGCTCAGGAACCAGCCACAGCTTGAACCGAAACAGCAAGTGTGACAGCACAAAGATCACCAGAAAAATGAGCAACATTGGCGACACCATTAAAACATTCAGTGTCTCCGTCAGAG CTTCTCTGTCTGTTCCTGACAAAACCAATGAAGAACTGAACAAGATAGGGAAGGATCAAGAGCATGACAGCA GTCTGCTTTCAGGTCTTATGGTTGGAATAGCTGTTGCTGTTGTTCTGTTGGTGTGTGGAGCTTTAGTAACCGCTGGTGTGATTTACTATCGCCGCAGGAGCTCTAAACATG CAGAAGAGGAGAAAAACAAACTTGAGCATCTGTTGAAAGTCTAA
- the LOC125263207 gene encoding SLAM family member 5-like, with protein MSRVLIGLLVYGGFHGRISCVFGDSVSVMEGDSVTLYTDLTEIHEDDEILWKYGAENSLIAEISRVDQIFSTYDDVLDGRFRDRVKLDNQTGSLTITNITTEHAGVYKLDIRGAKRSSKTFNVSVYARLPVPVISSNSSQCSSSSSSNCSLVCSSVNVSHVTLSWYKGNSLLSSISVSDLSISLSLPLEVEYQDKNTYSCVLNNPISNQTQHLDITHLCHTCAGTTATIIFTELLC; from the exons ATGTCCCGCGTTCTCATTGGTTTGCTGGTCTACGGCGGATTTCATGGCAGGATAAGCT gtgtgtttggtgattcagtgtcagtgatggagggagattctgtcactttatacactgatcttactgaaatacatgaagatgATGAGATACTGTGGAAATATGGAGCTGAAAACTCTCTGATAGCTGAAATCAGTAGAGTTGATCAAATCTTCTCCacatatgatgatgttcttgatgggagattcagagacagagtgaaactggacaatcaaactggatctctgaccatcacaaacatcacaactgaacatgctggagtttatAAACTAGATATAAGGGGAGCGAAACGatcatcaaaaacattcaatgtttctgtctatg ctcgtctgcctgttcctgtcatcagcagtaactcttcacaatgttcttcatcatcatcatcaaattgttcattggtgtgttcatctgtgaatgtgagtcatgtgactctctcctggtacaaaggaaacagtttattgtccagcatcagtgtgtctgatctcagcatcagtctctctctacctctggaggtggaatatcaggataaaaacacctacagctgtgtgctgaacaatcccatcagcaaccagactcaacatctggacatcactcacctctgtcacacatgtgcaggtacGACAGCAACGATAATATTCACTGAATTACTTTGTTGA
- the LOC125263258 gene encoding SLAM family member 9-like: SVTLFSPGVFGVDELKSVSVMEGDSVTLNSDLTEIDDEDLILWRFGAENTLIVKISLLEGRITVYGDVLDGRFRDRLKLDHQTGSLTITNITTEHAGDYQLLTNSVRKSFTLTVHARLPVPVISRDSSQCSSSSSSSSSNCSLVCSAVNVGHVTLSWYKGNSLLSSISVSDLSISLSLPLEVEYQDKNTYSCVLNNPISNQTQHLDITHLCHTCAEVHTHCCDSAEAVLRLVVTALMGVAAAAAAVLLVNDIRSTRS, translated from the exons TCTGTGACTCTCTTTTCTCCAGGAGTGTTTGGTGTTGATGAACTgaagtcagtgtcagtgatggagggagattcagtcactctaaactctgatcttactgaaatagaTGATGAAGATCTGATTCTGTGGAGGTTTGGAGCTGAAAACACTTTAATAGTTAAAATCAGTTTACTGGAGGGCAGAATCACTGTATATggtgatgttcttgatgggagattcagagacagactgaaactggatcatcaaactggatctctgaccatcacaaacatcacaactgaacatgctggagattATCAACTACTGACCaacagtgtgagaaagagtttCACTCTCACTGTCCATG CTCGTCtccctgttcctgtcatcagcagagactcttcacaatgttcatcatcatcatcatcatcatcatcaaattgttcactggtgtgttcagctgtgaatgtgggtcatgtgactctctcctggtacaaaggaaacagtttattgtccagcatcagtgtgtctgatctcagcatcagtctctctctacctctggaggtggaatatcaggataaaaacacctacagctgtgtgctgaacaatcccatcagcaaccagactcaacatctggacatcactcacctctgtcacacatgtgcag aagTCCACACCCATTGTTGTGATTCTGCTGAAGCTGTGCTCCGATTGGTCGTCACTGCTCTGATGGGCGTGGCTGCTGCGGCTGCTGCTGTTCTTCTGGTCAATGACATCAGATCTACGAGAAGTTAA